From the genome of Thunnus thynnus chromosome 1, fThuThy2.1, whole genome shotgun sequence, one region includes:
- the tle3b gene encoding transducin-like enhancer protein 3-B isoform X2 encodes MYPQGRHPAPHQPGQPGFKFTVAESCDRIKDEFQFLQAQYHSLKVEYDKLANEKTEMQRHYVMYYEMSYGLNIEMHKQTEIAKRLNAILAQIMPFLSQEHQQQVAQAVERAKQVTMTELNAIIGVRGLPNLPLTQQQPPHSVYPAFMQQQLQAQHLSHAAHGPPVQLPPHPSGLQPPGIPPVTGAGSGLLALGALGSQAHLPVKDEKNHHDLEHRGPSSFHSPLALPLKERESSTNNSVSPSDSLRAASEKHRGSSDYGLDSKKRKVDDKDSMSRYDSDGDKSDDLVVDVSNEDPATPRVSPAHSPPENGLDKSRVLKKDAAPNSPASVASSGSTPSSKAKDHAHNDKSSTPSLKSNTPTPRNEAPTPGTSTTPGLRPLTMGKPPGMEALAAPALRTPLSIAGSYATPFAMMSHHEMNGSLTSPGVYPGLISPQMSAAAAAAYGRSPIAGFDPHPHMRAPGLPASLTSISGGKPAYSFHVSADGQMQPVPFPPDALIGPGIPRHARQINTLSHGEVVCAVTISNPTRHVYTGGKGCVKIWDISQPGSKSPVSQLDCLNRDNYIRSCKLLPDGRTLIVGGEASTLTIWDLASQTPRIKAELTSSAPACYALAISPDAKVCFSCCSDGNIAVWDLHNQTLVRQFQGHTDGASCIDISHDGTKLWTGGLDNTVRSWDLREGRQLQQHDFTSQIFSLGYCPTGEWLAVGMESSNVEVLHHTKPDKYQLHLHESCVLSLKFAYCGKWFVSTGKDNLLNAWRTPYGASIFQSKESSSVLSCDISADDKYIVTGSGDKKATVYEVIY; translated from the exons ATGTATCCACAAGGCCGGCATCCG GCACCTCACCAGCCAGGGCAGCCCGGCTTCAAGTTCACTGTGGCAGAGTCTTGCGACAGGATCAAAGACGAATTTCAGTTCCTGCAGGCCCAGTACCACAG tCTTAAAGTGGAGTACGACAAACTGGCCAATGAAAAGACAGAGATGCAGCGTCACTACGTCATG taCTATGAGATGTCCTATGGGCTCAACATTGAGATGCACAAACAG ACTGAGATTGCCAAACGTCTCAATGCAATCCTGGCTCAGATCATGCCATTCTTGTCACAAGAG CACCAACAGCAGGTAGCTCAGGCTGTTGAACGGGCCAAACAGGTGACAATGACTGAGCTGAATGCTATCATCGGGGTACGTGGACTTCCCAATCTGCCTCTCACT cagcagcagccacctCATAGTGTCTATCCAGCCTTCATG cagcagcagctccaggcCCAGCACCTCTCCCACGCAGCCCACGGCCCCCCTGTCCAGCTGCCCCCGCACCCCTCAGGCCTGCAGCCGCCCGGCATCCCCCCTGTGACGGGTGCTGGCTCCGGCCTGCTGGCGCTGGGTGCTCTTGGCAGCCAGGCTCACCTGCCTGTGAAGGATGAGAAGAACCACCACGACCTGGAGCACCGAGG ACCCTCATCTTTTCACTCGCCTCTGGCTCTTCCTCTGAAAGAACGCGAGTCGAGCACG AATAACTCGGTGTCGCCATCAGACAGCCTGCGGGCAGCCAGTGAGAAGCACCGCGGCTCATCAGATTACGGCCTTGACTCCAAGAAACGCAAAGTAGATGACAAGGACAGCATGAGCAGAtat GACAGTGACGGAGACAAAAGTGACGACTTGGTGGTGGATGTTTCCAATGAG GATCCAGCCACCCCTCGGGTGAGCCCCGCTCACTCTCCTCCGGAAAATGGCCTGGATAAATCACGAGTCCTGAAGAAGGATGCGGCCCCCAACAGCCCTGCCTCTGTCGCCTCTTCAGGCAGCACGCCGTCCTCCAAAGCAAAGGACCACGCCCAT aACGACAAGTCGTCCACACCGAGCCTCAAGtccaacacacccacacccaggAATGAGGCGCCCACACCAGGAACCAGCACCACTCCAGGACTACGGCCTCTGACGATGGGCAAACCACCTGGCATGGAGGCATTgg CTGCCCCTGCCCTGCGCACACCTCTCTCCATTGCGGGTTCCTACGCCACCCCGTTTGCCATGATGAGTCATCATGAGATGAACGGATCCCTGACGAGCCCAGGCGTCTATCCTGGCCTCATTTCACCACAGATgagtgctgcagctgctgccgcTTACGGACGCTCACCAATT GCGGGGTTTGACCCTCATCCTCACATGAGAGCTCCAGGCCTGCCAGCCAGCCTCACTTCCATTTCTGGAGGAAAACC GGCCTATTCTTTTCATGTGAGTGCAGATGGTCAGATGCAGCCCGTGCCCTTCCCTCCAGATGCACTGATAGGTCCGGGCATCCCGCGCCACGCTCGCCAGATCAACACACTGAGCCATGGGGAAGTGGTGTGCGCTGTCACCATCAGCAACCCCACGCGTCACGTCTACACTGGCGGCAAGGGCTGTGTCAAGATCTGGGACATCAGCCAACCAGGCAGCAAGAGCCCAGTGTCCCAACTCGACTGTCTG AACAGGGACAATTACATCCGCTCCTGCAAGCTGTTGCCTGATGGCCGCACCCTGATCGTGGGTGGCGAGGCCAGCACACTGACCATCTGGGACCTGGCCTCACAGACGCCCCGCATAAAGGCAGAGCTCACTTCCTCTGCTCCAGCCTGCTACGCACTGGCCATCAGCCCTGACGCCAAGGTCTGCTTCTCCTGCTGCTCCGATGGAAATATCGCTGTGTGGGACCTCCATAACCAGACCCTCGTTAG GCAGTTCCAGGGCCACACAGACGGAGCCAGCTGTATTGACATCTCCCACGACGGGACCAAACTCTGGACTGGAGGGCTGGACAACACGGTCCGCTCCTGGGATTTGAGAGAGGGACGGCAGCTCCAGCAACACGACTTTACCTCACAG ATCTTCTCACTGGGTTACTGTCCCACTGGAGAATGGTTGGCTGTGGGTATGGAGAGCAGTAACGTGGAGGTGTTGCACCACACCAAGCCTGACAAGTACCAGCTGCACCTGCACGAAAGCTGCGTCCTCTCACTCAAGTTCGCCTACTGTG GTAAATGGTTTGTGAGCACAGGGAAGGACAATCTGCTGAATGCATGGAGGACTCCCTATGGGGCCAGCATATTCCAG TCCAAGGAGTCGTCCTCCGTCCTGAGCTGTGACATCTCTGCAGATGACAAATACATCGTGACAGGTTCTGGAGACAAGAAGGCCACCGTCTACGAGGTCATCTACTAG
- the tle3b gene encoding transducin-like enhancer protein 3-B isoform X4 produces the protein MYPQGRHPAPHQPGQPGFKFTVAESCDRIKDEFQFLQAQYHSLKVEYDKLANEKTEMQRHYVMYYEMSYGLNIEMHKQTEIAKRLNAILAQIMPFLSQEHQQQVAQAVERAKQVTMTELNAIIGVRGLPNLPLTQQQPPHSVYPAFMQQLQAQHLSHAAHGPPVQLPPHPSGLQPPGIPPVTGAGSGLLALGALGSQAHLPVKDEKNHHDLEHRGPSSFHSPLALPLKERESSTNNSVSPSDSLRAASEKHRGSSDYGLDSKKRKVDDKDSMSRYDSDGDKSDDLVVDVSNEDPATPRVSPAHSPPENGLDKSRVLKKDAAPNSPASVASSGSTPSSKAKDHAHNDKSSTPSLKSNTPTPRNEAPTPGTSTTPGLRPLTMGKPPGMEALAAPALRTPLSIAGSYATPFAMMSHHEMNGSLTSPGVYPGLISPQMSAAAAAAYGRSPIAGFDPHPHMRAPGLPASLTSISGGKPAYSFHVSADGQMQPVPFPPDALIGPGIPRHARQINTLSHGEVVCAVTISNPTRHVYTGGKGCVKIWDISQPGSKSPVSQLDCLNRDNYIRSCKLLPDGRTLIVGGEASTLTIWDLASQTPRIKAELTSSAPACYALAISPDAKVCFSCCSDGNIAVWDLHNQTLVRQFQGHTDGASCIDISHDGTKLWTGGLDNTVRSWDLREGRQLQQHDFTSQIFSLGYCPTGEWLAVGMESSNVEVLHHTKPDKYQLHLHESCVLSLKFAYCGKWFVSTGKDNLLNAWRTPYGASIFQSKESSSVLSCDISADDKYIVTGSGDKKATVYEVIY, from the exons ATGTATCCACAAGGCCGGCATCCG GCACCTCACCAGCCAGGGCAGCCCGGCTTCAAGTTCACTGTGGCAGAGTCTTGCGACAGGATCAAAGACGAATTTCAGTTCCTGCAGGCCCAGTACCACAG tCTTAAAGTGGAGTACGACAAACTGGCCAATGAAAAGACAGAGATGCAGCGTCACTACGTCATG taCTATGAGATGTCCTATGGGCTCAACATTGAGATGCACAAACAG ACTGAGATTGCCAAACGTCTCAATGCAATCCTGGCTCAGATCATGCCATTCTTGTCACAAGAG CACCAACAGCAGGTAGCTCAGGCTGTTGAACGGGCCAAACAGGTGACAATGACTGAGCTGAATGCTATCATCGGGGTACGTGGACTTCCCAATCTGCCTCTCACT cagcagcagccacctCATAGTGTCTATCCAGCCTTCATG cagcagctccaggcCCAGCACCTCTCCCACGCAGCCCACGGCCCCCCTGTCCAGCTGCCCCCGCACCCCTCAGGCCTGCAGCCGCCCGGCATCCCCCCTGTGACGGGTGCTGGCTCCGGCCTGCTGGCGCTGGGTGCTCTTGGCAGCCAGGCTCACCTGCCTGTGAAGGATGAGAAGAACCACCACGACCTGGAGCACCGAGG ACCCTCATCTTTTCACTCGCCTCTGGCTCTTCCTCTGAAAGAACGCGAGTCGAGCACG AATAACTCGGTGTCGCCATCAGACAGCCTGCGGGCAGCCAGTGAGAAGCACCGCGGCTCATCAGATTACGGCCTTGACTCCAAGAAACGCAAAGTAGATGACAAGGACAGCATGAGCAGAtat GACAGTGACGGAGACAAAAGTGACGACTTGGTGGTGGATGTTTCCAATGAG GATCCAGCCACCCCTCGGGTGAGCCCCGCTCACTCTCCTCCGGAAAATGGCCTGGATAAATCACGAGTCCTGAAGAAGGATGCGGCCCCCAACAGCCCTGCCTCTGTCGCCTCTTCAGGCAGCACGCCGTCCTCCAAAGCAAAGGACCACGCCCAT aACGACAAGTCGTCCACACCGAGCCTCAAGtccaacacacccacacccaggAATGAGGCGCCCACACCAGGAACCAGCACCACTCCAGGACTACGGCCTCTGACGATGGGCAAACCACCTGGCATGGAGGCATTgg CTGCCCCTGCCCTGCGCACACCTCTCTCCATTGCGGGTTCCTACGCCACCCCGTTTGCCATGATGAGTCATCATGAGATGAACGGATCCCTGACGAGCCCAGGCGTCTATCCTGGCCTCATTTCACCACAGATgagtgctgcagctgctgccgcTTACGGACGCTCACCAATT GCGGGGTTTGACCCTCATCCTCACATGAGAGCTCCAGGCCTGCCAGCCAGCCTCACTTCCATTTCTGGAGGAAAACC GGCCTATTCTTTTCATGTGAGTGCAGATGGTCAGATGCAGCCCGTGCCCTTCCCTCCAGATGCACTGATAGGTCCGGGCATCCCGCGCCACGCTCGCCAGATCAACACACTGAGCCATGGGGAAGTGGTGTGCGCTGTCACCATCAGCAACCCCACGCGTCACGTCTACACTGGCGGCAAGGGCTGTGTCAAGATCTGGGACATCAGCCAACCAGGCAGCAAGAGCCCAGTGTCCCAACTCGACTGTCTG AACAGGGACAATTACATCCGCTCCTGCAAGCTGTTGCCTGATGGCCGCACCCTGATCGTGGGTGGCGAGGCCAGCACACTGACCATCTGGGACCTGGCCTCACAGACGCCCCGCATAAAGGCAGAGCTCACTTCCTCTGCTCCAGCCTGCTACGCACTGGCCATCAGCCCTGACGCCAAGGTCTGCTTCTCCTGCTGCTCCGATGGAAATATCGCTGTGTGGGACCTCCATAACCAGACCCTCGTTAG GCAGTTCCAGGGCCACACAGACGGAGCCAGCTGTATTGACATCTCCCACGACGGGACCAAACTCTGGACTGGAGGGCTGGACAACACGGTCCGCTCCTGGGATTTGAGAGAGGGACGGCAGCTCCAGCAACACGACTTTACCTCACAG ATCTTCTCACTGGGTTACTGTCCCACTGGAGAATGGTTGGCTGTGGGTATGGAGAGCAGTAACGTGGAGGTGTTGCACCACACCAAGCCTGACAAGTACCAGCTGCACCTGCACGAAAGCTGCGTCCTCTCACTCAAGTTCGCCTACTGTG GTAAATGGTTTGTGAGCACAGGGAAGGACAATCTGCTGAATGCATGGAGGACTCCCTATGGGGCCAGCATATTCCAG TCCAAGGAGTCGTCCTCCGTCCTGAGCTGTGACATCTCTGCAGATGACAAATACATCGTGACAGGTTCTGGAGACAAGAAGGCCACCGTCTACGAGGTCATCTACTAG
- the tle3b gene encoding transducin-like enhancer protein 3-B isoform X6, which translates to MYPQGRHPAPHQPGQPGFKFTVAESCDRIKDEFQFLQAQYHSLKVEYDKLANEKTEMQRHYVMYYEMSYGLNIEMHKQTEIAKRLNAILAQIMPFLSQEHQQQVAQAVERAKQVTMTELNAIIGQQQPPHSVYPAFMQQQLQAQHLSHAAHGPPVQLPPHPSGLQPPGIPPVTGAGSGLLALGALGSQAHLPVKDEKNHHDLEHRGPSSFHSPLALPLKERESSTNNSVSPSDSLRAASEKHRGSSDYGLDSKKRKVDDKDSMSRYDSDGDKSDDLVVDVSNEDPATPRVSPAHSPPENGLDKSRVLKKDAAPNSPASVASSGSTPSSKAKDHAHNDKSSTPSLKSNTPTPRNEAPTPGTSTTPGLRPLTMGKPPGMEALAAPALRTPLSIAGSYATPFAMMSHHEMNGSLTSPGVYPGLISPQMSAAAAAAYGRSPIAGFDPHPHMRAPGLPASLTSISGGKPAYSFHVSADGQMQPVPFPPDALIGPGIPRHARQINTLSHGEVVCAVTISNPTRHVYTGGKGCVKIWDISQPGSKSPVSQLDCLNRDNYIRSCKLLPDGRTLIVGGEASTLTIWDLASQTPRIKAELTSSAPACYALAISPDAKVCFSCCSDGNIAVWDLHNQTLVRQFQGHTDGASCIDISHDGTKLWTGGLDNTVRSWDLREGRQLQQHDFTSQIFSLGYCPTGEWLAVGMESSNVEVLHHTKPDKYQLHLHESCVLSLKFAYCGKWFVSTGKDNLLNAWRTPYGASIFQSKESSSVLSCDISADDKYIVTGSGDKKATVYEVIY; encoded by the exons ATGTATCCACAAGGCCGGCATCCG GCACCTCACCAGCCAGGGCAGCCCGGCTTCAAGTTCACTGTGGCAGAGTCTTGCGACAGGATCAAAGACGAATTTCAGTTCCTGCAGGCCCAGTACCACAG tCTTAAAGTGGAGTACGACAAACTGGCCAATGAAAAGACAGAGATGCAGCGTCACTACGTCATG taCTATGAGATGTCCTATGGGCTCAACATTGAGATGCACAAACAG ACTGAGATTGCCAAACGTCTCAATGCAATCCTGGCTCAGATCATGCCATTCTTGTCACAAGAG CACCAACAGCAGGTAGCTCAGGCTGTTGAACGGGCCAAACAGGTGACAATGACTGAGCTGAATGCTATCATCGGG cagcagcagccacctCATAGTGTCTATCCAGCCTTCATG cagcagcagctccaggcCCAGCACCTCTCCCACGCAGCCCACGGCCCCCCTGTCCAGCTGCCCCCGCACCCCTCAGGCCTGCAGCCGCCCGGCATCCCCCCTGTGACGGGTGCTGGCTCCGGCCTGCTGGCGCTGGGTGCTCTTGGCAGCCAGGCTCACCTGCCTGTGAAGGATGAGAAGAACCACCACGACCTGGAGCACCGAGG ACCCTCATCTTTTCACTCGCCTCTGGCTCTTCCTCTGAAAGAACGCGAGTCGAGCACG AATAACTCGGTGTCGCCATCAGACAGCCTGCGGGCAGCCAGTGAGAAGCACCGCGGCTCATCAGATTACGGCCTTGACTCCAAGAAACGCAAAGTAGATGACAAGGACAGCATGAGCAGAtat GACAGTGACGGAGACAAAAGTGACGACTTGGTGGTGGATGTTTCCAATGAG GATCCAGCCACCCCTCGGGTGAGCCCCGCTCACTCTCCTCCGGAAAATGGCCTGGATAAATCACGAGTCCTGAAGAAGGATGCGGCCCCCAACAGCCCTGCCTCTGTCGCCTCTTCAGGCAGCACGCCGTCCTCCAAAGCAAAGGACCACGCCCAT aACGACAAGTCGTCCACACCGAGCCTCAAGtccaacacacccacacccaggAATGAGGCGCCCACACCAGGAACCAGCACCACTCCAGGACTACGGCCTCTGACGATGGGCAAACCACCTGGCATGGAGGCATTgg CTGCCCCTGCCCTGCGCACACCTCTCTCCATTGCGGGTTCCTACGCCACCCCGTTTGCCATGATGAGTCATCATGAGATGAACGGATCCCTGACGAGCCCAGGCGTCTATCCTGGCCTCATTTCACCACAGATgagtgctgcagctgctgccgcTTACGGACGCTCACCAATT GCGGGGTTTGACCCTCATCCTCACATGAGAGCTCCAGGCCTGCCAGCCAGCCTCACTTCCATTTCTGGAGGAAAACC GGCCTATTCTTTTCATGTGAGTGCAGATGGTCAGATGCAGCCCGTGCCCTTCCCTCCAGATGCACTGATAGGTCCGGGCATCCCGCGCCACGCTCGCCAGATCAACACACTGAGCCATGGGGAAGTGGTGTGCGCTGTCACCATCAGCAACCCCACGCGTCACGTCTACACTGGCGGCAAGGGCTGTGTCAAGATCTGGGACATCAGCCAACCAGGCAGCAAGAGCCCAGTGTCCCAACTCGACTGTCTG AACAGGGACAATTACATCCGCTCCTGCAAGCTGTTGCCTGATGGCCGCACCCTGATCGTGGGTGGCGAGGCCAGCACACTGACCATCTGGGACCTGGCCTCACAGACGCCCCGCATAAAGGCAGAGCTCACTTCCTCTGCTCCAGCCTGCTACGCACTGGCCATCAGCCCTGACGCCAAGGTCTGCTTCTCCTGCTGCTCCGATGGAAATATCGCTGTGTGGGACCTCCATAACCAGACCCTCGTTAG GCAGTTCCAGGGCCACACAGACGGAGCCAGCTGTATTGACATCTCCCACGACGGGACCAAACTCTGGACTGGAGGGCTGGACAACACGGTCCGCTCCTGGGATTTGAGAGAGGGACGGCAGCTCCAGCAACACGACTTTACCTCACAG ATCTTCTCACTGGGTTACTGTCCCACTGGAGAATGGTTGGCTGTGGGTATGGAGAGCAGTAACGTGGAGGTGTTGCACCACACCAAGCCTGACAAGTACCAGCTGCACCTGCACGAAAGCTGCGTCCTCTCACTCAAGTTCGCCTACTGTG GTAAATGGTTTGTGAGCACAGGGAAGGACAATCTGCTGAATGCATGGAGGACTCCCTATGGGGCCAGCATATTCCAG TCCAAGGAGTCGTCCTCCGTCCTGAGCTGTGACATCTCTGCAGATGACAAATACATCGTGACAGGTTCTGGAGACAAGAAGGCCACCGTCTACGAGGTCATCTACTAG
- the tle3b gene encoding transducin-like enhancer protein 3-B isoform X16, giving the protein MQRHYVMYYEMSYGLNIEMHKQTEIAKRLNAILAQIMPFLSQEHQQQVAQAVERAKQVTMTELNAIIGVRGLPNLPLTQQQQPPHSVYPAFMQQQLQAQHLSHAAHGPPVQLPPHPSGLQPPGIPPVTGAGSGLLALGALGSQAHLPVKDEKNHHDLEHRGPSSFHSPLALPLKERESSTNNSVSPSDSLRAASEKHRGSSDYGLDSKKRKVDDKDSMSRYDSDGDKSDDLVVDVSNEDPATPRVSPAHSPPENGLDKSRVLKKDAAPNSPASVASSGSTPSSKAKDHAHNDKSSTPSLKSNTPTPRNEAPTPGTSTTPGLRPLTMGKPPGMEALAAPALRTPLSIAGSYATPFAMMSHHEMNGSLTSPGVYPGLISPQMSAAAAAAYGRSPIAGFDPHPHMRAPGLPASLTSISGGKPAYSFHVSADGQMQPVPFPPDALIGPGIPRHARQINTLSHGEVVCAVTISNPTRHVYTGGKGCVKIWDISQPGSKSPVSQLDCLNRDNYIRSCKLLPDGRTLIVGGEASTLTIWDLASQTPRIKAELTSSAPACYALAISPDAKVCFSCCSDGNIAVWDLHNQTLVRQFQGHTDGASCIDISHDGTKLWTGGLDNTVRSWDLREGRQLQQHDFTSQIFSLGYCPTGEWLAVGMESSNVEVLHHTKPDKYQLHLHESCVLSLKFAYCGKWFVSTGKDNLLNAWRTPYGASIFQSKESSSVLSCDISADDKYIVTGSGDKKATVYEVIY; this is encoded by the exons ATGCAGCGTCACTACGTCATG taCTATGAGATGTCCTATGGGCTCAACATTGAGATGCACAAACAG ACTGAGATTGCCAAACGTCTCAATGCAATCCTGGCTCAGATCATGCCATTCTTGTCACAAGAG CACCAACAGCAGGTAGCTCAGGCTGTTGAACGGGCCAAACAGGTGACAATGACTGAGCTGAATGCTATCATCGGGGTACGTGGACTTCCCAATCTGCCTCTCACT cagcagcagcagccacctCATAGTGTCTATCCAGCCTTCATG cagcagcagctccaggcCCAGCACCTCTCCCACGCAGCCCACGGCCCCCCTGTCCAGCTGCCCCCGCACCCCTCAGGCCTGCAGCCGCCCGGCATCCCCCCTGTGACGGGTGCTGGCTCCGGCCTGCTGGCGCTGGGTGCTCTTGGCAGCCAGGCTCACCTGCCTGTGAAGGATGAGAAGAACCACCACGACCTGGAGCACCGAGG ACCCTCATCTTTTCACTCGCCTCTGGCTCTTCCTCTGAAAGAACGCGAGTCGAGCACG AATAACTCGGTGTCGCCATCAGACAGCCTGCGGGCAGCCAGTGAGAAGCACCGCGGCTCATCAGATTACGGCCTTGACTCCAAGAAACGCAAAGTAGATGACAAGGACAGCATGAGCAGAtat GACAGTGACGGAGACAAAAGTGACGACTTGGTGGTGGATGTTTCCAATGAG GATCCAGCCACCCCTCGGGTGAGCCCCGCTCACTCTCCTCCGGAAAATGGCCTGGATAAATCACGAGTCCTGAAGAAGGATGCGGCCCCCAACAGCCCTGCCTCTGTCGCCTCTTCAGGCAGCACGCCGTCCTCCAAAGCAAAGGACCACGCCCAT aACGACAAGTCGTCCACACCGAGCCTCAAGtccaacacacccacacccaggAATGAGGCGCCCACACCAGGAACCAGCACCACTCCAGGACTACGGCCTCTGACGATGGGCAAACCACCTGGCATGGAGGCATTgg CTGCCCCTGCCCTGCGCACACCTCTCTCCATTGCGGGTTCCTACGCCACCCCGTTTGCCATGATGAGTCATCATGAGATGAACGGATCCCTGACGAGCCCAGGCGTCTATCCTGGCCTCATTTCACCACAGATgagtgctgcagctgctgccgcTTACGGACGCTCACCAATT GCGGGGTTTGACCCTCATCCTCACATGAGAGCTCCAGGCCTGCCAGCCAGCCTCACTTCCATTTCTGGAGGAAAACC GGCCTATTCTTTTCATGTGAGTGCAGATGGTCAGATGCAGCCCGTGCCCTTCCCTCCAGATGCACTGATAGGTCCGGGCATCCCGCGCCACGCTCGCCAGATCAACACACTGAGCCATGGGGAAGTGGTGTGCGCTGTCACCATCAGCAACCCCACGCGTCACGTCTACACTGGCGGCAAGGGCTGTGTCAAGATCTGGGACATCAGCCAACCAGGCAGCAAGAGCCCAGTGTCCCAACTCGACTGTCTG AACAGGGACAATTACATCCGCTCCTGCAAGCTGTTGCCTGATGGCCGCACCCTGATCGTGGGTGGCGAGGCCAGCACACTGACCATCTGGGACCTGGCCTCACAGACGCCCCGCATAAAGGCAGAGCTCACTTCCTCTGCTCCAGCCTGCTACGCACTGGCCATCAGCCCTGACGCCAAGGTCTGCTTCTCCTGCTGCTCCGATGGAAATATCGCTGTGTGGGACCTCCATAACCAGACCCTCGTTAG GCAGTTCCAGGGCCACACAGACGGAGCCAGCTGTATTGACATCTCCCACGACGGGACCAAACTCTGGACTGGAGGGCTGGACAACACGGTCCGCTCCTGGGATTTGAGAGAGGGACGGCAGCTCCAGCAACACGACTTTACCTCACAG ATCTTCTCACTGGGTTACTGTCCCACTGGAGAATGGTTGGCTGTGGGTATGGAGAGCAGTAACGTGGAGGTGTTGCACCACACCAAGCCTGACAAGTACCAGCTGCACCTGCACGAAAGCTGCGTCCTCTCACTCAAGTTCGCCTACTGTG GTAAATGGTTTGTGAGCACAGGGAAGGACAATCTGCTGAATGCATGGAGGACTCCCTATGGGGCCAGCATATTCCAG TCCAAGGAGTCGTCCTCCGTCCTGAGCTGTGACATCTCTGCAGATGACAAATACATCGTGACAGGTTCTGGAGACAAGAAGGCCACCGTCTACGAGGTCATCTACTAG